The Salmo salar chromosome ssa19, Ssal_v3.1, whole genome shotgun sequence DNA window agacaaactcaCGCTGTTGGTGTTGGCTTCGGGCTGGCACTCCCCATCTGGCCCGATACGTCTAGCTGTCTGGTGCAAACCTGCCCAGCCACCTGCCCCATTACCAGTACCATACTGACAACATGACTGGGTAAGATAATCATCCTTGGCCTCCTTCTAACATTTtcgtctccactccctccctagtACAGCGAACGGTTGGTGAAGGCCAAATATACAGCTCTGCCACTCTGTCTCCATGCCTCTGCTGTCCAGGATGATAGAGACGGTTCCAGTGGGGAAAACTGGTTGGAATAACGCAATTACAACCTCATTACTACCATAATGATGTTATTTCAACCAGCTTtgtctgctggcttctctgcagATGGATGGAGGCATTGGGGTCAGCTGAGGTTCCTGGCATGGGGCATGGCGTGAGGTTGGATGATGCCCTCTAGTTTGTCTTGGCAgggaatcaaacacacacacacacacacacacacacacacacacacacacacacacacacacacacacacacacacacacacacacacacacacacacacacacacacacacactcacacacagatgtGGGCAAGCATGATGTGAGGTTTAATGATGCCCTCTGGTTTGGCAGGAGATGTGGAGCCTGCCAAGTCTGCTGCCCATCCAGGCAATGTGGCagcctctaccatctctaccatccACACTCCACAACAAATCACCACCCACACTCCACAACAAATCAGATTTAAACAGAGACACTGACAACCGACAGCGTCCCGAGACAGTTGAGTGGTCTGGTCAGAAAACCCTGATGACTGCACAGACGgtcacagacaaagagagagaaatgaagcATTCTTGGGAGATCAAATATTATCGTGATGGAGAGAGTTGAGCAGAGGCATACTGTATGCTTCACATCTGTAGGGTGTGATTTGTATTCAGACTACAGACACTCCAGGAAGGCATTACTTAACTTGAGAGACGTACTAGAGACTGAGAAGACAATCAGGAGTCTACTGAATGAGGTAATTGACCAGGTACTTTCTGATTGGTCTAGTAGGCTTCTCCATCTTCAAGCAGGACTTGTGTTTCAATGAGAGATGAAGCTGGTGGTCTCTTAAGTATTGTCTTTTCTCTCATTGCCTTGTCTTTGACTCACCTCTattcttcccctgtctctctgcctcttgcTTTCTCTCGTTCAGCCATGTTGAACTCtttcttcccctgtctctctgcctcttgcTTTCTCTCGTTCAGCCATGTTGAACTCtttcttcccctgtctctctgcctcttgcTTTCTCTCGTTCAGCCATGTCGAACTATttttttcccctgtctctctgactctccttcTACCCCACGCTACCCCTTCAATggctccctctctggccctctcctgccctccctctctcacccgctCCCTTTAGCTGACTCCTATGCCTCTGCTTGCAATCTCCCTAGCTCCATTGCCTGAGATTAAATATTGAAGgagatttacatttttacattttagtcatttagcagacgctcttatccagagcgacttacagtagtgaatgcatacatttcattaaaaaaaaaatccgtactggtctcccgtgggaaacaaacccacaatcctggcgttgcaaacaccatgctctaccaactgagccacacgggaccactgtTTTCATTCCATGAGAATGAACAAGCTTTGGAAAACTAATTCAAACAACCATAGGAAGCTAGTCCCAATGAAACGGAGTTGTCTTTACCTTTTAACCTAGAGTCGATTGTTCGCGCCCGCATGTTAATCTAAATggcatgatttaaaaaaaactccccatcaaaatccgtctgtttaaaccaatgactgtatatacagtgtgtgtatgtacagtggggagaacaagtatttgatacactgccgatttttgcaggttttcctacttacaaagcatgtagaggtctgtaatttttatcataggtacacttcaactgtgagagacggaatctaaaacaaaaatccagaaaatcacattgtatgatttttaagtaccGGTAATTAATTtgtattttattgcatgacataagtatttgatcacctaccaaccagtaagaattccggctctcacagacctgttagtttttctttaagaagccctcctgttctccactcattacctgtattaactgcacctgtttgaactcgttagctgtataaaagacacctgtccacacactcaatcaaacagactccaacctctccacaatgggcaagaccagagagctgtgtaaggacatcagggataaaattgtagacctgcacaaggctgggatgggctacaggacaataggcaagcagcttggtgagaaggcaacaactgttggagcaattattagaaaatggaagaagttcaagatgacggtcaatcaccctcggtctggggctccatgcaagatcttacctcgtggggcatcaatgatcatgaggaaggtgagggatcagcccagaactacacggcaggacttagtcaatgacctgaagagagctgggaccacagtctcaaagaaaaccattagtaacacattacgccatcatggattaaaatcctgcagcgcacgtatggtccccctgctcaagccagcgcatgtccaggcccatctgaagtttgccaatgaccatctggatgatccagaggaggaatgggagaaggtcatgtggtctgatgagacaaaaatagagctttttggtctaaactccactcgccgtgtttggaggaagaagaatgaTGAGTACAacaccaagaacaccatcccaaccgtgaagcatggaggtggaaacatcattctttggggatgcttttctgcaaaggggacaggacgactgcgccatattgaggggaggatggatggggccatgtatcgtgagatcttggccaacaacctccttccctcagtaagagcattgaagatgggtcgtggctgggtcttccagcatgacaatgacccgaaacacacagccagggcaactaaggagtggctccgtaagaagcatctcaaggtcctggagtggcctagccagtctccagacctgaacccaatagaacatttttggagggagctgaaagtccgtattgcccagcgacagccccgaaacctgaaggatctggaggtctgtatggaggagtgggccaaaatccctgctgcagtgtgtgtgcaaacctggtcaagaactacaggaaacgtatgatctctgtaattgcaaacaaaggtttctgtaccaaatattaagttctgcttttctgatgtatcaaatacttatgtcatgcaataaaatgctaattaattacttaaaaatcatacaatgtgattttctggattatttttttttgattccgtctcacagttgaagtgtacctatgataaaaattacagacctctacatgctttgtaagtaggaaaacctgcaaaatcggcagtgtatcaaatacttgttctccatatatatatatgacaccattcattcctatgttaAGACTCAATAGCGCATTGACTCATGAAGACATTACATGAGCAGTGTGAGCTACTACAGGAAGTGatgttgcaggctagctcagtgctgcatcctctcattgagtaactcaagttgatttgatttgtagatTTCATGTTTAATTCCCGTTAGTTGACaattcaaccaaatgtaaatcacaaCTAGACGTTGAACCGAGGTCTGTACCCAGTGGGATCCTGTTTActgctaacaatgcctgcagGTACCGTGGTCGGCCTTGAACTTCCGGGGCTTCAATGAGAGGGGTTAGTCGTTCTCCCCTGGTTTAAACTATAGAGATCCGTTTTTTTTGGTTTCTGCCGATGTTGGCCCTCCACAgctgtggtggaaggtggcagagctacatgtatgaatgtgttattcaatgcctttctatgggctaatagaagTAAGACcttttataaatatattttttgggggataCCTACAGGGCTCGTAAGATTCCAAGTGgagtagctaaatgatccatggtatgagtACTTTAAAAcaatatgttagcttagtagaacccccatCCACCCCATCCCAAAGGCTTAAACGCTTAGACGTTAATGTATCCTGCTGTCCATGATAAAACTCTCAAAGCACAAATCTGAATGTAATTAGTGGCTGGCTAGATACACATACTCCCACGCTGTAAGATGCAAGTTCTGTATGAAAGTACTTTTTGTAGTAAGAAGTGAACAGAGAAAGGACTTCTCAGTCAAAAAGTTATCTGTTCTCCTAAtgtgagctatcggacagagggGTGTAATGTTGgggagaggggaacagagagaggtcagataaAGACAAACTGAATTGGGGAGGGGGAGCGAGAAGGTGGACAGAGACgggaacagagagaggtcagAAATAAACAGACTaaatgggggagggggagagagagggtggacatagaggggaacagagagaggtcagAAATAAACAGACTaaatgggggagggggagagagagggtggacatagaggggaacagagagaggtcagatacagacagactgaatgggggagggggagagagagggtggacagagaggggaacagagagaggtcagatacagacagactgaatgggggagggggagagagagggtggacatAGAGGGGAACAAGTTAACGACAAGGTAGTGTGGTCCCTGAAGAGACAGAAGGAAGGTGaaatggatgactgtgtgtgtgtgcgtttttgcCCCAGCCAGCTGCTTACTGTGCACTAAGACTGACTCCATGGCAGCTGATCCACCCTCCCCAGACTGCTCATTAGaactatgacccccccccccccaccacaacaTGCACCTGAGTCactaccgagagagagagaggtgttagcaAAGGCCAATAATACTGCTTTAGCAAATCCAATACTGTCAGATAAATAGGCAGTAATGGACCTGTGAATTATTCAATAGGTATGTGTATGGGCAAATGGCATCACATCTACAACAACACAGAAGGGAAGGCTCATCTAACAGATTTATCTGGGAATGTGGAGGTTGCCCACATGTCCTCAATGCCTCCTCAATATAATGATTTAGTGTGAATCCGTGCTCATGTTGCCTTCTGAACCAGGGCTCATAATTAATGGACTCATGTTAATGTATTCATTGTAAGTGAGGATGGAAAGGGCATCGTTAAAATACTGATAATAATCAGGAAAAACACAGTTACTGTTCAAATTTGTGGCCGATCAATAACCTTATTCAGTTACGGTTATTGTAGTTATTACGCAGGAAAAAAGCAGTTGGGCCGTTCTGTTGTGCCCGTTGTAGTGAGCAGGTTGTAGTGAGCAGGTTGTAGTGAGCAGGTTGTAGTGAGCAGGGTGTAGTGAGCAGGTTGTAGTGAGCAGGTTGTAGTGAGCAGGTTGTAGTGAGCAGGTTGTAGTGAGCAGGTTGTAGTGAGCAGGTTGTAGTGAGCAGGTTGTAGTGAGCAGGTTGTAGTGAGCAGGGTGTAGTGAGCAGGTTGTAGTGAGCAGGTTGTAGTGAGCAGGTTGTAGTGAGCAGGTTGTAGTGAGCAGGTTGTAGTGAGCAGGTTGTAGTGAGCAGGTTGTAGTGAGCAGGGTGTAGTGAGCAGGGTGTAGTGAGCAGGTTGTAGTGAGCAGGTTGTAGTGAGCAGGTTGTAGTGAGCAGGTTGTAGTGAGCAGGGTGTAGTGAGCAGGTTGTAGTGAGCAGGTTGTAGTGAGCAGGTTGTAGTGAGCAGGGTGTAGTGAGCAGGGTGTAGTGAGCAGGTTGTAGTGAGCAGGTTGTAGTGAGCAGGTTGTAGTGAGCAGGTTGTAGTGAGCAGGGTGTAGTGAGCAGGTTGTAGTGAGCAGGGTGTAGTGAACAGGTTGTAGTGAGCAGGTTGTAGTGAGCAGGTTGTAGTGAGCAGGTTGTAGTGAGCAGGGTTGTAGTGAGCAGGGTGTAGTGAGCAGGGTTGTAGTGAGCAGGGTGTAGTGAGCAGGTTGTAGTGAGCAGGTTGTAGTGAGCAGGTTGTAGTGAGCAGGGTGTAGTGAGCAGGTTGTAGTGAGCAGGTTGTAGTGAGCAGGTTGTAGTGAGCAGGTTGTAGTGAGCAGGGTGTAGTGAGCAGGTTGTAGTGAGCAGGGTGTAGTGAGCAGGGTGTAGTGAGCAGGGTGTAGTGAGCAGGGTGTAGTGAGCAGGTTGTAGTGAGCAGGGTGTAGTGAGCAGGGTGTAGTGAGCAGGTTGTAGTGAGCAGGTTGTAGTGAGCAGGTTGTAGTGAGCAGGGTGTAGTGAGCAGGTTGTAGTGAGCAGGGTGTAGTGAGCAGGTTGTAGTGAGCAGGTTGTAGTGAGCAGGTTGTAGTGAGCAGGGTGTAGTGAGCAGGGTGTAGTGAGCAGGTTGTAGTGAGCAGGGTGTAGTGAGCAGGGTGTAGTGAGCAGGGTGTAGTGAGCAGGTTGTAGTGAGCAGGTTGTAGTGAGCAGGGTGTAGTGAGCAGGTTGTAGTGAGCAGGGTGTAGTGAGCAGGTTGTAGTGAGCAGGGTGTAGTGAGCATGTTGTAGTGAGCAGGGTGTAGTGAGCAGGGTGTAGTGAGCAGGTTGTAGTGAGCAGGGTGTAGTGAGCATGTTGTAGTGAGCAGGTTGTAGTGAGCAGGTTGTAGTGATCAGGGTGTAGTGAGCAGGGTGCCTGCATGGTGGTTCATGGTTGTTCATATGGCCTTTTCTTTCGAAGCGTCACCAAGGACATCAGCTGCCAAGTGTCAATACTAGAACAACGCCGAAAAATACCCGAGGAGGCCATTCACATTAGGACACATTCTCTATTATAATGTCTAAAAAGGATACATCCGCTGGTGAACATGAGTCTCTCTCGGGTGTGAGAGGGGGACAGAAGCAGAGCgacggggagagggagaaaaaggggaAAGAAGATGGACATTTAGAGCAGGGGAGATGAAGAGAAAGTGAGGAGAGTGAGAGCAAGAGAAACAGGGAGCGATGGAGTGAGAGAGCTGAGAAGAAAGGAATCACGATCTCCCTATATCATACCCATCTGCATATGCAACACAAAAAGAGGAttgtgtcctcctctcctcccatgtaGGCTATACAATGCATCGTCTCTCAGTCCGCTACAGAGCGGCAGGAACCCTTTCATCAAGCCAGCTCAGTACgatgtctctctcctccaagcACCAGATCTTCTCCAGCTGTAACTGTGGTGGTCGCCACTGGCAATCAAGCTCACTGGCATCTCCCgatcagccctccctccctctctcctgatgCGCGGCATGCGCCGGCCACATCCCACCTCTCTACCACTGCTCTGACGAATAGATTGAGAAATATCACAGGGAGAGGGAAGAAGGTAACTGTCTGATGTGTGATagccctcctgctgctgctgctgctgtggtaAACAAACCCCATTGGGCTTCAGCTTCAAACGTCAATGATTCATGAACACATAATAACACTTCATCTGTTTCAAATGCTACAGTTACACATTTCACCTGCCACACTAAATATGGCTGTTGAAGAAAGAAACTGCTTATCCATTGTAGCATGAGGTATGACCATGGTCTCTCCTCTCATTCTAGTGCCATCCCGCTTCTGGAAGGGGGGGTTGGTCTGACTGGAATTCAAACCAATTTCAGTTTGCTTTCATAGTAGTACTGTAAATGGAGGTACATGAAGTttggtgtgtgtggtatgtgtatgCCTGATTGCACAGTCAATTGATGCACTGCACATTTCCATCTGAAGGTGGTGCGTTCTGAAAATTGGGACACTTGTAATGTATCACTTCATGCTTCATAGGATCGATTCATTTCAATACGGTTTATACCATCCTATACAGTTTGTTATGCACCTGTAATCATTAACAGTCAACGCACATGTTATATTTTCTTGCTACAAGTGGTGTCATGTTTTGGTAGTGAAAGCTCCAACACATACTAGCCTATCACAGAGGAAGGGTGTGTGTTTTGTAACTGTTGCCTGTTCTAATCTGTTGCCTATTCTCCGGGCACTGCGTGGGGAGTGGCAGGTCTTGGCACTGATCAACATCAATAAAAATGTCTTCCCAACACCCAGGACACACACCAACTGATGTCATATCCGTTGCGCGACTCCCCTGCAGCCTCGTACATCTGTCTCGTCCCCTGGCATAAACTTTTCTCTGTGGTGTCACTGGTGTGTGTTGATCAGACCGGCGCGTTGGCTCTGCTTCACACAAGAGTCCTCGGAGCGTTGGGAATGAACGCGGATCTATCCGTCTTGTTCCATTGGAGCGCTCTGAACGGCGGTGGGCACAGCCAATACGGCAGCGACGCGGACGCATTCCTGCAACCAGGGCTGTGCGTGAATAAAGCGAGAAAAGTGTAACTGTTCCGGATAGACAGAATGCGTGCTCTATTTAGTGTCCTGTACCCGGTGATTTCAATCACGGTCTTCGGATTATATCCGTCAATGGTGAGTTTCCCTCATTATTTTTCGGAATGCCATGCGGtctttgcatgtttcagtgtctgtgtttCAGGATCTGCTGTATTGTTCATAATTGCACCTGTATTAAACATAGCATTGTGTAATTGAGGTAAAGAAAATACATCAAAACAGTTCCAAATGATTTGATGTCCTCAATTATGCATTCTGCGTTTAATGGCATTCGATTTGTTTTGGCTTTGCCTGCAAATCAGTGTCGG harbors:
- the LOC106578495 gene encoding putative proline-rich protein 21; the protein is MQAPCSLHPDHYNLLTTTCSLQHAHYTLLTTTCSLHPAHYTLLTTTCSLHPAHYNLLTTPCSLQPAHYTLLTTTCSLQPAHYTLLTTPCSLHPAHYNLLTTPCSLHPAHYNLLTTTCSLQPAHYTLLTTTCSLHPAHYNLLTTTCSLQPAHYTLLTTPCSLQPAHYTLLTTPCSLHPAHYTLLTTTCSLHPAHYNLLTTTCSLQPAHYNLLTTPCSLQPAHYNLLTTTCSLHPAHYNPAHYTLLTTTLLTTTCSLQPAHYNLLTTTCSLHPAHYNLLTTPCSLQPAHYNLLTTTCSLQPAHYTLLTTPCSLQPAHYNLLTTTCSLHPAHYNLLTTTCSLQPAHYNLLTTPCSLHPAHYNLLTTTCSLQPAHYNLLTTTCSLQPAHYNLLTTPCSLQPAHYNLLTTTCSLQPAHYNLLTTTCSLQPAHYNLLTTPCSLQPAHYNLLTTTCSLQRAQQNGPTAFFLRNNYNNRN